One Vigna unguiculata cultivar IT97K-499-35 chromosome 7, ASM411807v1, whole genome shotgun sequence genomic region harbors:
- the LOC114189973 gene encoding uncharacterized protein LOC114189973 isoform X1: MNTTMHSHIKTILWSEDQISRRVSELAAEVSADFAGCSLAPIVVGVATGAFLFVADLVRKIEFSVPVDFVRAESYGSGTESNGAPTISLDLKVDINARHVILVEDIVDTGHTLSRVIKHLKSKGASSVSVCTFLDKPARRKVNVQLVGEGKFYRGFECPDCFVVGYGMDFAEQYRNLPYIGVLKPELYE; this comes from the exons ATGAACACGACCATGCATTCCCACATCAAGACTATTCTGTGGAGCGAGGACCAAATTTCTCGCCGTGTCTCGGAGCTCGCCGCCGAAGTCTCCGCCGACTTTGCAGGTTGTTCTCTAGCGCCCATAGTCGTCGGTGTGGCCACCGGTGCCTTCCTCTTCGTGGCAGATCTTGTTCGCAAAATCGAGTTCTCAGTACCCGTTGATTTCGTCCGAGCTGAATCCTACGGCTCAGGAACAGAGTCCAATGGTGCACCCACCATTTCCCTCGATTTGAAGGTCGACATCAACGCTCGTCACGTCATCTTG GTTGAAGATATTGTAGATACTGGTCATACCTTATCTAGAGTCATTAAGCACTTGAAATCAAAAGGAGCATCCTCTGTTTCTGTGTGCACTTTCCTTGATAAACCTGCAAGGAGAAAAGTAAATGTTCAGCTCGTGGGCGAAGGAAAATTCTACCGTGGATTTGAG TGCCCAGACTGTTTTGTTGTTGGTTATGGAATGGATTTTGCCGAACAGTATAGAAATTTGCCTTACATTGGTGTTTTGAAGCCTGAACTTTACGAGTGA
- the LOC114189476 gene encoding polyadenylate-binding protein 5-like isoform X2 has translation MAAAVSSPMTQSVTATAAPATALAGGTFSNASLYVGDLDGNVNEEQLYDLFSQVAQIVSIRVCRDQSKRSSLGYAYVNFSNAQDATNAMELLNFTPVNGKPIRIMFSQRDPSIRKSGHGNVFIKNLDTSIDNKALHDTFAAFGTVLSCKVATDHNTGLSKGYGFVQYDNEDSAQSAIKQLNGMLINDKQVYVGLFIRRQARTNGSPKFTNVYVKNFSEAFTDEDLNKLFSSYGTITSATIMKDMNGKSRCFGFVNFQSPDSAAAAVERLTGTTINDKVLYVGRAQKKAEREAELKAKIEQERISRYEKLQGANLYLKNLDDNFSNEKLKDLFSEFGTITSCKVTVDSNGHSKGSGFVAFSTPEEASKALNEMNGKLIGRKPLYVAVAQRKEERKAHLQAHFAQIRTSGGMTPLPAGIPVYHHPGAPRLAPQQLYFGQGSPGFMPPQPAGYSFQQQILPGMRPGFAPNFITPYPLQRQAQSGHRTGVRRNGNLQPMQQSQMMIHRNSNQGGFRYMPNGRNGPTMPMHFDGSGINAAPNDGQRSGPLSTTLASALASATPENQRMMLGEHLYPLVERMTLNHYTAKVTGMLLEMDQSEVINLIESPEDLKTKVSEAMQVLYEAAPEPGVADQIGSLTVNE, from the exons ATGGCAGCAGCGGTTTCTTCACCGATGACTCAGTCTGTGACTGCAACAGCGGCTCCGGCAACTGCATTGGCCGGAGGAACATTTTCAAATGCCTCGCTGTATGTGGGCGATCTCGACGGAAATGTAAATGAGGAGCAACTTTATGATCTTTTCAGTCAGGTTGCTCAGATTGTTTCAATTAGGGTTTGCAGGGATCAGAGCAAGCGATCCTCTCTTGGTTACGCTTATGTCAATTTTTCTAACGCTCAGGACG CAACCAATGCCATGGAACTTTTGAACTTCACTCCTGTTAATGGAAAACCAATTCGAATTATGTTTTCTCAACGTGATCCAAGCATTCGGAAAAGTGGACATGGCAATGTGTTCATCAAGAACCTGGATACGTCAATTGATAACAAAGCATTGCATGACACTTTTGCTGCTTTTGGCACTGTACTTTCTTGTAAGGTGGCTACTGATCACAATACTGGTCTGTCAAAAGGGTACGGTTTTGTTCAGTATGATAATGAAGATTCTGCCCAGAGTGCAATCAAACAGTTGAATGGCATGTTGATCAATGACAAGCAAGTTTACGTCGGACTCTTTATCCGGCGTCAGGCTCGGACAAATGGATCACCCAAATTTACTAATGTCTATGTGAAAAATTTTTCGGAAGCATTCACTGATGAGGACCTCAATAAGCTGTTTAGCTCCTATGGTACAATAACGAGTGCAACCATTATGAAAGATATGAATGGGAAATCtagatgttttggttttgtAAATTTCCAGAGTCCAGATTCAGCAGCTGCTGCAGTTGAAAGGCTAACTGGTACCACCATTAATGACAAGGTTTTATACGTGGGGAGGGCTCAGAAGAAAGCAGAAAGAGAGGCTGAGCTGAAAGCTAAAATTGAGCAGGAAAGAATTAGTAGATATGAAAAATTACAAGGTGCTAATTTGTATTTGAAAAATCTTGATGACAACTTCAGTAATGAAAAGTTGAAAGATCTTTTTTCTGAGTTTGGGACTATAACATCTTGCAAG GTGACTGTCGATTCAAATGGACATAGCAAGGGATCTGGTTTTGTTGCTTTTTCTACCCCAGAGGAAGCAAGTAAAGCT TTGAATGAAATGAACGGCAAGTTGATTGGACGAAAGCCTCTTTATGTTGCCGTGGCCCAGCGCAAAGAAGAGAGGAAAGCTCATTTACAG GCTCATTTTGCTCAAATCCGAACATCGGGTGGAATGACACCTCTGCCTGCTGGCATTCCTGTTTATCATCATCCAGGAGCACCAAGACTTGCTCCTCAACAATTATATTTTGGTCAAGGCAGCCCTGGCTTCATGCCGCCACAGCCTGCTGGATATTCATTCCAGCAGCAAATTTTGCCTGGAATGAGGCCTGGGTTTGCCCCCAATTTCATTACTCCCTATCCCCTTCAAAGGCAGGCTCAGTCTGGACATAGGACAGGAGTTCGACGAAATGGAAATCTTCAACCAATGCAACAGAGCCAG ATGATGATACATCGTAATTCCAACCAAGGAGGGTTTCGATACATGCCTAATGGTCGAAATGGTCCAACTATGCCTATGCACTTTGATGGTTCTGGAATTAATGCAGCACCTAATGATGGTCAGCGTTCTGGACCATTGTCTACTACACTTGCATCGGCTCTTGCGTCTGCCACTCCTGAAAATCAGCGCATG ATGTTGGGTGAACATCTATATCCTCTCGTGGAGCGTATGACATTAAACCATTACACAGCAAAGGTGACTGGGATGCTACTGGAAATGGACCAGTCCGAAGTAATCAATCTCATCGAATCCCCTGAGGACCTGAAGACAAAGGTGTCTGAGGCTATGCAGGTATTGTATGAGGCTGCACCTGAACCTGGAGTTGCTGATCAGATTGGATCGTTAACCGTGAATGAATGA
- the LOC114189973 gene encoding uncharacterized protein LOC114189973 isoform X2 — protein MNTTMHSHIKTILWSEDQISRRVSELAAEVSADFAGCSLAPIVVGVATGAFLFVADLVRKIEFSVPVDFVRAESYGSGTESNGAPTISLDLKVDINARHVILVEDIVDTGHTLSRVIKHLKSKGASSVSVCTFLDKPARRKVNVQLVGEGKFYRGFELIL, from the exons ATGAACACGACCATGCATTCCCACATCAAGACTATTCTGTGGAGCGAGGACCAAATTTCTCGCCGTGTCTCGGAGCTCGCCGCCGAAGTCTCCGCCGACTTTGCAGGTTGTTCTCTAGCGCCCATAGTCGTCGGTGTGGCCACCGGTGCCTTCCTCTTCGTGGCAGATCTTGTTCGCAAAATCGAGTTCTCAGTACCCGTTGATTTCGTCCGAGCTGAATCCTACGGCTCAGGAACAGAGTCCAATGGTGCACCCACCATTTCCCTCGATTTGAAGGTCGACATCAACGCTCGTCACGTCATCTTG GTTGAAGATATTGTAGATACTGGTCATACCTTATCTAGAGTCATTAAGCACTTGAAATCAAAAGGAGCATCCTCTGTTTCTGTGTGCACTTTCCTTGATAAACCTGCAAGGAGAAAAGTAAATGTTCAGCTCGTGGGCGAAGGAAAATTCTACCGTGGATTTGAG CTGATTCTTTAA
- the LOC114189476 gene encoding polyadenylate-binding protein 5-like isoform X1, which translates to MAAAVSSPMTQSVTATAAPATALAGGTFSNASLYVGDLDGNVNEEQLYDLFSQVAQIVSIRVCRDQSKRSSLGYAYVNFSNAQDATNAMELLNFTPVNGKPIRIMFSQRDPSIRKSGHGNVFIKNLDTSIDNKALHDTFAAFGTVLSCKVATDHNTGLSKGYGFVQYDNEDSAQSAIKQLNGMLINDKQVYVGLFIRRQARTNGSPKFTNVYVKNFSEAFTDEDLNKLFSSYGTITSATIMKDMNGKSRCFGFVNFQSPDSAAAAVERLTGTTINDKVLYVGRAQKKAEREAELKAKIEQERISRYEKLQGANLYLKNLDDNFSNEKLKDLFSEFGTITSCKVTVDSNGHSKGSGFVAFSTPEEASKALNEMNGKLIGRKPLYVAVAQRKEERKAHLQAHFAQIRTSGGMTPLPAGIPVYHHPGAPRLAPQQLYFGQGSPGFMPPQPAGYSFQQQILPGMRPGFAPNFITPYPLQRQAQSGHRTGVRRNGNLQPMQQSQQMMIHRNSNQGGFRYMPNGRNGPTMPMHFDGSGINAAPNDGQRSGPLSTTLASALASATPENQRMMLGEHLYPLVERMTLNHYTAKVTGMLLEMDQSEVINLIESPEDLKTKVSEAMQVLYEAAPEPGVADQIGSLTVNE; encoded by the exons ATGGCAGCAGCGGTTTCTTCACCGATGACTCAGTCTGTGACTGCAACAGCGGCTCCGGCAACTGCATTGGCCGGAGGAACATTTTCAAATGCCTCGCTGTATGTGGGCGATCTCGACGGAAATGTAAATGAGGAGCAACTTTATGATCTTTTCAGTCAGGTTGCTCAGATTGTTTCAATTAGGGTTTGCAGGGATCAGAGCAAGCGATCCTCTCTTGGTTACGCTTATGTCAATTTTTCTAACGCTCAGGACG CAACCAATGCCATGGAACTTTTGAACTTCACTCCTGTTAATGGAAAACCAATTCGAATTATGTTTTCTCAACGTGATCCAAGCATTCGGAAAAGTGGACATGGCAATGTGTTCATCAAGAACCTGGATACGTCAATTGATAACAAAGCATTGCATGACACTTTTGCTGCTTTTGGCACTGTACTTTCTTGTAAGGTGGCTACTGATCACAATACTGGTCTGTCAAAAGGGTACGGTTTTGTTCAGTATGATAATGAAGATTCTGCCCAGAGTGCAATCAAACAGTTGAATGGCATGTTGATCAATGACAAGCAAGTTTACGTCGGACTCTTTATCCGGCGTCAGGCTCGGACAAATGGATCACCCAAATTTACTAATGTCTATGTGAAAAATTTTTCGGAAGCATTCACTGATGAGGACCTCAATAAGCTGTTTAGCTCCTATGGTACAATAACGAGTGCAACCATTATGAAAGATATGAATGGGAAATCtagatgttttggttttgtAAATTTCCAGAGTCCAGATTCAGCAGCTGCTGCAGTTGAAAGGCTAACTGGTACCACCATTAATGACAAGGTTTTATACGTGGGGAGGGCTCAGAAGAAAGCAGAAAGAGAGGCTGAGCTGAAAGCTAAAATTGAGCAGGAAAGAATTAGTAGATATGAAAAATTACAAGGTGCTAATTTGTATTTGAAAAATCTTGATGACAACTTCAGTAATGAAAAGTTGAAAGATCTTTTTTCTGAGTTTGGGACTATAACATCTTGCAAG GTGACTGTCGATTCAAATGGACATAGCAAGGGATCTGGTTTTGTTGCTTTTTCTACCCCAGAGGAAGCAAGTAAAGCT TTGAATGAAATGAACGGCAAGTTGATTGGACGAAAGCCTCTTTATGTTGCCGTGGCCCAGCGCAAAGAAGAGAGGAAAGCTCATTTACAG GCTCATTTTGCTCAAATCCGAACATCGGGTGGAATGACACCTCTGCCTGCTGGCATTCCTGTTTATCATCATCCAGGAGCACCAAGACTTGCTCCTCAACAATTATATTTTGGTCAAGGCAGCCCTGGCTTCATGCCGCCACAGCCTGCTGGATATTCATTCCAGCAGCAAATTTTGCCTGGAATGAGGCCTGGGTTTGCCCCCAATTTCATTACTCCCTATCCCCTTCAAAGGCAGGCTCAGTCTGGACATAGGACAGGAGTTCGACGAAATGGAAATCTTCAACCAATGCAACAGAGCCAG CAGATGATGATACATCGTAATTCCAACCAAGGAGGGTTTCGATACATGCCTAATGGTCGAAATGGTCCAACTATGCCTATGCACTTTGATGGTTCTGGAATTAATGCAGCACCTAATGATGGTCAGCGTTCTGGACCATTGTCTACTACACTTGCATCGGCTCTTGCGTCTGCCACTCCTGAAAATCAGCGCATG ATGTTGGGTGAACATCTATATCCTCTCGTGGAGCGTATGACATTAAACCATTACACAGCAAAGGTGACTGGGATGCTACTGGAAATGGACCAGTCCGAAGTAATCAATCTCATCGAATCCCCTGAGGACCTGAAGACAAAGGTGTCTGAGGCTATGCAGGTATTGTATGAGGCTGCACCTGAACCTGGAGTTGCTGATCAGATTGGATCGTTAACCGTGAATGAATGA